A window of Apium graveolens cultivar Ventura chromosome 8, ASM990537v1, whole genome shotgun sequence contains these coding sequences:
- the LOC141677854 gene encoding uncharacterized protein LOC141677854 isoform X1 produces MPKIGKKGVLMHCSQCLSTGHNKITCKATAEEISEIQTTIAEAKKAQSDAAKAQAAANRAKRATSQKKSTNEGQASAQGEQQPKRKRGRPAKAKNVQVVEPPPKVQPVGVGVYTSARDGNTYFQTVGGSTLKVSSSNPTPVTKAPVRKAPVQGPKPPPPTTPVPSSQTPVPSLKTFNRRSRNMQSSSQP; encoded by the exons ATGCCAAAAATTGGGAAAAAAGGAGTGTTGATGCACTGTAGTCAGTGTTTGAGTACTGGTCATAATAAAATAACTTGTAAAGCAACTGCTGAGGAGATTTCTGAGATACAGACAACAATAGCCGAAGCGAAGAAAGCACAGAGTGATGCAGCAAAGGCACAAGCAGCAGCTAAT AGGGCTAAAAGAGCAACAAGTCAAAAAAAATCTACAAATGAAGGCCAGGCATCAGCTCAAGGTGAACAACAACCAAAGAGGAAGAGGGGAAGGCCAGCAAAGGCAAAAAATGTGCAGGTTGTAGAACCACCCCCAAAGGTACAACCAGTTGGTGTTGGTGTATACACAAGTGCTAGAGATGGGAATACATACTTCCAAACTGTTGGTGGCTCTACTCTTAAAGTTTCAAGTTCAAATCCAACACCAGTTACAAAGGCACCAGTTAGAAAGGCACCAGTTCAAGGTCCTAAGCCACCACCTCCAACTACTCCAGTGCCAAGTTCACAAACACCAGTTCCATCCTTGAAGACTTTCAACAGGAGGTCAAGAAATATGCAGAGTTCCAGTCAGCCATGA
- the LOC141677854 gene encoding uncharacterized protein LOC141677854 isoform X2, with protein sequence MKIWRPKLRYTFIMEVNSFIRVVSSTTKERAKRATSQKKSTNEGQASAQGEQQPKRKRGRPAKAKNVQVVEPPPKVQPVGVGVYTSARDGNTYFQTVGGSTLKVSSSNPTPVTKAPVRKAPVQGPKPPPPTTPVPSSQTPVPSLKTFNRRSRNMQSSSQP encoded by the exons ATATGGAGGCCGAAGTTACGCTATACATTTATCATGGAGGTGAATTCGTTCATAAGAGTGGTCTCAAGTACTACAAAGGAG AGGGCTAAAAGAGCAACAAGTCAAAAAAAATCTACAAATGAAGGCCAGGCATCAGCTCAAGGTGAACAACAACCAAAGAGGAAGAGGGGAAGGCCAGCAAAGGCAAAAAATGTGCAGGTTGTAGAACCACCCCCAAAGGTACAACCAGTTGGTGTTGGTGTATACACAAGTGCTAGAGATGGGAATACATACTTCCAAACTGTTGGTGGCTCTACTCTTAAAGTTTCAAGTTCAAATCCAACACCAGTTACAAAGGCACCAGTTAGAAAGGCACCAGTTCAAGGTCCTAAGCCACCACCTCCAACTACTCCAGTGCCAAGTTCACAAACACCAGTTCCATCCTTGAAGACTTTCAACAGGAGGTCAAGAAATATGCAGAGTTCCAGTCAGCCATGA